In Nocardioides dokdonensis FR1436, the following are encoded in one genomic region:
- a CDS encoding RNA polymerase sigma factor gives MVPSTDPGGMEPPLPPGSEDMTPLAEPVTGARPDARARAFATWVEPEVEVLLRVAHTLTGSWSDADDVVQDTLVRAWRAADRFDGRHPRAWLLTILRRTHLNSLRRTRPDLVGDDRLAQQRPAFGAATGASPEQIVDEQGFDVDVAEALAGLSDPFRRAVLLVDVDHLTYAEAAAALDVPIGTVVSRVSRGRARLRAALAHRRPRGDV, from the coding sequence ATGGTTCCCAGCACCGACCCCGGCGGGATGGAACCGCCGCTCCCGCCGGGTTCCGAGGACATGACCCCCCTCGCCGAGCCCGTGACAGGTGCGCGCCCCGACGCCCGGGCGCGGGCGTTCGCGACCTGGGTGGAGCCGGAGGTCGAGGTGCTGCTGCGGGTGGCGCACACCCTGACCGGGTCGTGGAGCGACGCCGACGACGTCGTCCAGGACACCCTGGTGCGGGCCTGGCGTGCAGCGGACCGCTTCGACGGCCGGCACCCCCGCGCCTGGCTGCTGACCATCCTGCGCCGCACCCACCTCAACAGCCTGCGCCGCACCCGGCCGGACCTGGTCGGCGACGACCGGCTGGCCCAGCAGCGCCCGGCCTTCGGGGCCGCCACCGGCGCCTCACCGGAGCAGATCGTCGACGAGCAGGGCTTCGACGTCGACGTCGCGGAGGCGCTGGCCGGGCTGAGCGACCCGTTCCGCCGGGCGGTGCTGCTCGTGGACGTCGACCACCTGACCTACGCCGAGGCCGCCGCGGCCCTCGACGTGCCGATCGGCACCGTCGTCTCCCGCGTCAGCCGCGGCCGTGCCCGGCTGCGGGCCGCCCTGGCGCACCGCCGCCCGAGAGGAGACGTCTGA
- a CDS encoding M28 family metallopeptidase, which yields MHLGSLSRAAVSALAATTAVALVAGGVNASADDAAPDAAATTAERGKAKGFDLSKQLTKRVKPGAIGERLDALQQIADANDGNRASGTPGYAASRDYVVKTLKKAGYKPEVQTFEFAFYEENSPATLAQTAPDATTYASPDDFSSMTYSGSGDVTAEVVPVDTDGTVNGSSTSGCEAEDFASFPAGSIALVQRGTCAFGQKASNAEEAGAAGVIVFNSGVEGRTDSFVGTLGAPGYEIPVFGSSFAVGQDLIDPAGTEVTMTADTTSELRDTYNVIAETRGGDPDNVVMAGSHLDSVTEGPGINDNGSGSASILETAVKLAKFDKKNKQKGKKGKGNKGKGKLENQVRFAWWGAEELGLLGSEHYVGELSQEEIDEIALYLNFDMVGSPNYVRFVYDGDNSEGGGAVGPAGSDDIEAMFNDYFDSVDLASEATPFSGRSDYGPFIAEGVDIPSGGLFTGAEGVKTEEQAEIYGGEAGVAYDVCYHAECDDRDNVSMDAIDEMSDAIAHAIATYAVSTEGLGEGSTEPAPRLTKAERKSADKAARNAELHPAHDHRDGLRR from the coding sequence GTGCATCTCGGATCACTCTCCCGTGCCGCCGTCTCGGCACTGGCCGCCACCACCGCCGTCGCCCTCGTCGCCGGCGGGGTCAACGCCAGCGCTGACGACGCCGCCCCCGACGCCGCCGCCACCACCGCCGAGCGCGGCAAGGCCAAGGGCTTCGACCTGTCCAAGCAGCTGACCAAGCGGGTCAAGCCGGGCGCCATCGGCGAGCGGCTCGACGCGCTCCAGCAGATCGCCGACGCGAACGACGGCAACCGTGCCTCGGGCACCCCGGGCTACGCCGCCAGCCGCGACTACGTGGTGAAGACGCTGAAGAAGGCCGGCTACAAGCCGGAGGTGCAGACCTTCGAGTTCGCCTTCTACGAGGAGAACTCGCCGGCCACGCTCGCCCAGACCGCCCCCGACGCGACGACGTACGCCTCGCCGGACGACTTCTCGTCCATGACCTACTCGGGTTCCGGTGACGTGACCGCCGAGGTCGTCCCCGTCGACACCGACGGCACCGTGAACGGCTCCAGCACCAGCGGCTGCGAGGCCGAGGACTTCGCTTCCTTCCCCGCGGGCTCGATCGCGCTGGTCCAGCGCGGCACCTGCGCGTTCGGCCAGAAGGCGTCCAACGCCGAGGAGGCGGGCGCCGCCGGCGTCATCGTCTTCAACTCCGGCGTCGAGGGGCGCACCGACTCCTTCGTCGGCACCCTGGGAGCGCCCGGCTACGAGATCCCGGTCTTCGGCAGCTCCTTCGCCGTGGGTCAGGACCTGATCGACCCGGCCGGCACCGAGGTCACGATGACCGCCGACACCACCTCCGAGCTCCGCGACACCTACAACGTCATCGCCGAGACCCGAGGCGGCGACCCGGACAACGTCGTGATGGCCGGCTCGCACCTCGACAGCGTCACCGAGGGCCCGGGCATCAACGACAACGGCTCCGGCTCGGCCAGCATCCTCGAGACCGCGGTCAAGCTCGCCAAGTTCGACAAGAAGAACAAGCAGAAGGGCAAGAAGGGCAAGGGCAACAAGGGCAAGGGCAAGCTCGAGAACCAGGTGCGCTTCGCCTGGTGGGGAGCAGAGGAGCTCGGCCTGCTCGGGTCCGAGCACTACGTCGGTGAGCTGAGCCAGGAGGAGATCGACGAGATCGCCCTCTACCTCAACTTCGACATGGTCGGCTCGCCCAACTACGTGCGCTTCGTCTACGACGGCGACAACTCCGAGGGCGGTGGCGCGGTCGGCCCGGCCGGCTCCGACGACATCGAGGCGATGTTCAACGACTACTTCGACAGCGTCGACCTCGCCTCCGAGGCGACCCCGTTCAGCGGTCGCTCCGACTACGGGCCGTTCATCGCCGAGGGCGTCGACATCCCGTCCGGTGGTCTGTTCACCGGCGCCGAGGGCGTCAAGACCGAGGAGCAGGCGGAGATCTACGGCGGCGAGGCCGGCGTGGCCTACGACGTCTGCTACCACGCCGAGTGCGACGACCGCGACAACGTCAGCATGGACGCGATCGACGAGATGTCCGACGCCATCGCCCACGCGATCGCGACGTACGCCGTGAGCACCGAGGGCCTCGGCGAGGGCTCGACCGAGCCCGCCCCGCGGCTGACGAAGGCGGAGCGCAAGTCCGCGGACAAGGCGGCTCGCAACGCCGAGCTGCACCCGGCGCACGACCACCGGGACGGCCTGCGTCGCTGA
- a CDS encoding ABC transporter ATP-binding protein has translation MRERRAQPRPQDTPEAASGPAARVRVRDLVVRFGATTAVDHLDLDLEPGSFTALLGPSGCGKSTTLGVLAGLQHPDAGTVTVDDRSVLESPPEQRPVGLVLQKPLLFPHLDVARNIGFGLRMAGVPRSRERAEVADMVQRVRLEGLGPRRPHELSGGQEQRVALARALLRRPRVLLLDEPFSQLDPELRVEMRTLVRRLHDELGVTTLFVTHDREEAVDVADRVVLLDRGRVVGGGTPEEVYTRPATLATARYFGPVNEIAGRVADGRFWSVDGTVSVPTGTPAGPGVLVVRPESLQLAGGAVGPVAAANDVQVAVKEVRFAGTHLVVEAALADGTALRAHLPVGSPVVPGTSTRLVLPPDRCHVLGGER, from the coding sequence GTGCGTGAGCGCCGGGCTCAGCCCCGCCCCCAGGACACCCCCGAGGCCGCCTCCGGCCCCGCGGCCCGGGTGCGGGTGCGCGACCTGGTGGTCCGCTTCGGCGCCACCACCGCCGTCGACCACCTCGACCTCGACCTCGAGCCGGGCAGCTTCACCGCGCTGCTGGGCCCCTCGGGCTGCGGCAAGAGCACCACGCTCGGGGTGCTGGCGGGGCTCCAGCACCCGGACGCGGGCACCGTCACCGTCGACGACCGCTCCGTGCTCGAGAGCCCGCCCGAGCAGCGACCGGTCGGGCTGGTGCTGCAGAAGCCGCTGCTCTTCCCGCACCTCGACGTCGCCCGCAACATCGGCTTCGGCCTGCGGATGGCCGGAGTCCCGCGCTCGCGGGAGCGCGCCGAGGTCGCCGACATGGTGCAGCGGGTGCGCCTCGAGGGTCTGGGCCCCCGCCGCCCGCACGAGCTCTCCGGCGGTCAGGAGCAGCGGGTGGCCCTGGCCCGGGCACTGCTGCGCCGCCCGCGCGTGCTGCTGCTCGACGAGCCGTTCAGCCAGCTCGACCCCGAGCTGCGCGTCGAGATGCGCACCCTGGTGCGGCGCCTCCACGACGAGCTGGGCGTGACCACGCTCTTCGTCACCCACGACCGGGAGGAGGCCGTCGACGTCGCCGACCGGGTCGTGCTCCTCGACCGGGGTCGGGTCGTGGGCGGCGGCACGCCCGAGGAGGTCTACACCCGCCCCGCGACGCTGGCCACGGCTCGCTACTTCGGGCCGGTCAACGAGATCGCCGGCAGGGTCGCGGACGGCAGGTTCTGGAGCGTCGACGGCACCGTGAGCGTGCCCACCGGCACCCCGGCAGGTCCGGGCGTGCTCGTGGTGCGCCCCGAGTCGCTGCAGCTCGCCGGCGGTGCCGTCGGGCCGGTGGCGGCGGCCAACGACGTGCAGGTCGCGGTCAAGGAGGTCCGCTTCGCCGGTACCCACCTCGTCGTCGAGGCGGCGCTGGCCGACGGCACCGCCCTGCGGGCGCACCTGCCCGTCGGCTCACCCGTCGTCCCCGGGACCAGCACCCGCCTGGTGCTGCCCCCGGACCGTTGCCACGTGCTCGGAGGAGAGCGATGA
- a CDS encoding TVP38/TMEM64 family protein gives MKTRISRSVLLKAGVLLGLVVTAVVLQLSVGLPSQGELRSTLDGLGTWAVPAFMATYAAISLLPAGPTAVMTILGGVLLGFGTGLAAVLGAAVLGALAAFFVSRLLGRDAVRGLTGHRFASLDSRVRDNGFATVLLARLIPLVPFSTANYAFGLTSVRARSYAVATVLGIVPGSAVYVAVGAFGAEPGSLPFVLAVVALVLLTVLGVWRQRRIGGRGGSASAPTPA, from the coding sequence ATGAAGACTCGGATCAGCCGCAGTGTGCTGCTCAAGGCGGGAGTGCTCCTGGGCCTCGTCGTCACCGCGGTGGTGCTGCAGCTCAGCGTGGGCCTGCCCAGCCAGGGCGAGCTGCGCTCGACCCTCGACGGCCTCGGCACCTGGGCGGTGCCGGCCTTCATGGCGACGTACGCCGCGATCAGCCTGCTGCCCGCCGGTCCCACGGCGGTGATGACCATCCTCGGCGGCGTGCTGCTGGGTTTCGGCACCGGTCTGGCCGCCGTGCTCGGCGCCGCGGTGCTGGGAGCGCTCGCGGCCTTCTTCGTCAGCCGGCTGCTGGGCCGCGACGCGGTGCGCGGCCTGACCGGGCACCGCTTCGCCAGCCTCGACTCCCGGGTCCGGGACAACGGGTTCGCGACCGTGCTGCTGGCGCGGCTGATCCCGCTGGTGCCCTTCAGCACCGCCAACTACGCCTTCGGGCTGACGTCGGTCCGCGCCCGCTCGTACGCCGTCGCGACGGTGCTGGGCATCGTCCCCGGCTCGGCGGTCTACGTGGCGGTCGGCGCCTTCGGCGCCGAGCCCGGGTCGCTGCCCTTCGTGCTGGCGGTCGTCGCGCTGGTGCTGCTCACGGTGCTGGGCGTGTGGCGCCAGCGGCGCATCGGCGGGCGCGGCGGCTCGGCGTCCGCGCCCACCCCCGCCTGA
- a CDS encoding antibiotic biosynthesis monooxygenase gives MSNPVTVSITRHLDPGREAEMVSWLQAGTSLAQQFPGFLGAGWVRPEADSETWHMLYRFDDAEALAHWEGSPQRQWWRDAATGLGVRDSRVERRTGIEGWFDEPTNRDVRDLRVNPAPPPRWKQAVTIFLVFYPLSLVANWGAGAYVGDLVLALRVLVTVLVMTPVMTYLALPWVTRKMQWFLQGQPPPWRRRTRATND, from the coding sequence ATGAGCAACCCCGTCACCGTGTCCATCACCCGGCACCTCGACCCCGGCCGGGAGGCCGAGATGGTGAGCTGGCTCCAGGCGGGCACGTCGCTGGCCCAGCAGTTCCCCGGCTTCCTGGGGGCCGGCTGGGTGCGACCGGAGGCCGACTCCGAGACGTGGCACATGCTCTACCGCTTCGACGACGCCGAGGCGCTCGCCCACTGGGAGGGCTCGCCCCAGCGGCAGTGGTGGCGCGACGCGGCCACCGGCCTGGGCGTGCGCGACTCGCGGGTGGAGCGGCGTACGGGCATCGAGGGGTGGTTCGACGAGCCCACGAACCGCGACGTGCGCGACCTGCGGGTCAACCCGGCACCCCCGCCGCGGTGGAAGCAGGCGGTGACGATCTTCCTCGTCTTCTACCCCCTCAGCCTGGTGGCCAACTGGGGCGCGGGCGCCTACGTCGGCGACCTGGTGCTGGCGTTGCGGGTGCTGGTCACGGTGCTGGTGATGACCCCGGTGATGACCTATCTCGCCCTGCCGTGGGTGACTCGCAAGATGCAGTGGTTCCTGCAGGGCCAGCCGCCGCCGTGGCGCCGCCGGACCCGCGCCACGAACGACTGA
- a CDS encoding zf-HC2 domain-containing protein, whose translation MRGPVSMSRSMIECWWSGRVLDRYLEEQPAVPLASDERERLQRHLAVCDRCATSATERRRVHSALDRLGERRSPPPASLQKARELVQDLTDGDPS comes from the coding sequence ATGCGCGGACCCGTGTCGATGAGCCGGTCGATGATCGAGTGCTGGTGGTCGGGCCGGGTGCTCGACCGCTACCTCGAGGAGCAGCCGGCCGTCCCGCTGGCCTCCGACGAGCGCGAGCGCCTGCAGCGGCACCTCGCGGTGTGCGACCGCTGCGCCACCTCGGCCACCGAGCGGCGACGGGTGCACTCGGCGCTCGACCGGCTCGGCGAGCGCCGCTCCCCTCCCCCCGCCTCGCTGCAGAAGGCCCGCGAGCTCGTGCAGGACCTGACCGACGGAGACCCCTCGTGA
- a CDS encoding dihydrolipoyl dehydrogenase family protein encodes MTTSTSTTTDAPDQSGAPAADGRRSDPLTSPDGRPWDLLVIGGGTAGLVAAHTAAGFGAHVLLVERHRTGGDCLWTGCVPSKALLAAAHAAAAPRHAARLGVHLGAAEVDFTAVMAHVHDTIARIEPVDSPERLRSAGVSVAHGTAVLTGPQSAVVDGEPVRFAQALLATGSSPVVPGIPGLAESAPLTSDTVWDLTELPGRLLVLGGGPIGCELGQAFARLGSDVTIVEAGPRILGPEDEHAASLVAAALRTDGVTLCEDVSVERVEGSAGDLTVHLSDGSSVATDRVLVAIGRAPGTRDLGLDAAGVDLTERGHVVVDDALRTANPRIWAAGDLTGHPAFTHVAGMHGSLAASNAVLGLRRKVRLDTIPRVTYTQPEVASFGLGTETDRESHTVHRVDHGEVDRAIAEADTDGEVAVVLDAKGRLVGARAVGPRAGEVLAELTLAAQAGLSLRTVAGTIHPYPAWTDAVSKAAVARTREELAAPVPAAATRTLSRARRRWAQHRASVVAGRS; translated from the coding sequence GTGACCACCAGCACCAGCACCACCACCGACGCCCCGGACCAGAGCGGCGCACCGGCCGCCGACGGACGCCGCTCCGACCCGCTGACCAGCCCCGACGGGCGGCCCTGGGACCTGCTCGTCATCGGCGGCGGCACCGCGGGGCTGGTGGCCGCCCACACCGCCGCAGGCTTCGGCGCCCACGTCCTGCTGGTCGAGCGGCACCGCACTGGTGGCGACTGTCTGTGGACCGGTTGCGTCCCGAGCAAGGCGCTGCTCGCCGCCGCGCACGCCGCCGCGGCACCCCGCCACGCCGCCCGGCTCGGGGTGCACCTGGGCGCGGCGGAGGTGGACTTCACGGCGGTGATGGCCCACGTGCACGACACCATCGCGCGCATCGAGCCGGTCGACTCCCCCGAGCGGCTGCGGTCGGCCGGTGTGAGCGTCGCCCACGGCACCGCGGTGCTCACCGGCCCGCAGAGCGCGGTCGTCGACGGCGAGCCGGTGCGGTTCGCCCAGGCGCTGCTGGCCACCGGGTCCTCCCCGGTCGTGCCGGGGATCCCCGGGCTCGCGGAGTCCGCACCCCTGACCTCGGACACCGTCTGGGACCTCACCGAGCTGCCCGGGCGGCTGCTGGTGCTCGGCGGCGGGCCGATCGGCTGCGAGCTGGGCCAGGCGTTCGCGCGCCTGGGCAGCGACGTGACGATCGTCGAGGCCGGCCCGCGCATCCTGGGCCCGGAGGACGAGCACGCGGCGAGCCTGGTGGCCGCCGCCCTGCGCACCGACGGCGTGACCCTGTGCGAGGACGTGTCGGTCGAGCGCGTCGAGGGCAGCGCCGGCGACCTGACCGTGCACCTCTCCGACGGCAGCTCGGTGGCCACCGACCGGGTGCTGGTCGCCATCGGCCGCGCCCCCGGCACCCGTGACCTCGGACTCGACGCGGCCGGCGTCGACCTCACCGAGCGGGGCCACGTGGTCGTCGACGACGCGCTGCGCACCGCGAACCCGCGCATCTGGGCGGCCGGCGACCTGACCGGCCACCCGGCCTTCACCCACGTGGCGGGCATGCACGGCAGCCTGGCCGCCTCCAACGCCGTGCTGGGCCTGCGCCGCAAGGTGCGCCTCGACACCATCCCCCGCGTCACCTACACCCAGCCCGAGGTGGCCTCCTTCGGCCTGGGCACCGAGACCGATCGGGAGTCCCACACCGTGCACCGGGTCGACCACGGCGAGGTGGACCGGGCGATCGCCGAGGCCGACACCGACGGCGAGGTCGCCGTGGTGCTCGACGCCAAGGGCCGCCTCGTCGGCGCCCGCGCCGTGGGGCCCCGGGCCGGCGAGGTGCTCGCCGAGCTGACGCTCGCAGCCCAGGCCGGGCTCAGCCTGCGCACCGTCGCCGGCACCATCCACCCCTACCCGGCGTGGACCGACGCCGTCTCCAAGGCCGCGGTCGCCCGCACCCGGGAGGAGCTGGCCGCGCCCGTTCCGGCCGCCGCCACCCGCACCCTGTCGCGCGCTCGGCGCCGCTGGGCCCAGCACCGGGCGTCCGTGGTGGCCGGCCGGTCCTGA